The DNA region CGTGGCGGCCATAATGGGCCTCTCCGCCGAGGACGTGGTGAAGCGGGTGGCCTTCGTCAAGTGCAAGGGCTCCCCCGATGTGGCCAAGACCCGATACATATACGATGGGGTCATGGACTGCCGGGAGGCGGTGGTGTTGCCAGGCAGCGGCCCCAAGGCCTGCGTCTTCGGGTGCCTGGGGCTGGGCACCTGCGTGGCGGTGTGCCCCTTCGACGCCATCCACATAGAGAACTCCCTGGCCAGGATCGACGAGAACCGGTGCGTGGGCTGCGGCCTCTGCGTGGCCTCCTGCCCCAAGGGGGTCATCGAGCTGGTGGTCCAGGATAAGCGGGTCCGGGTGGCCTGCAACTCCCACCACAGGGGGTTGGACGTCAAGAACGTCTGCCAGCTGGGATGCATCGGTTGCGGCCTGTGCTCCAAGGTCTGCCCCGAGGGGGCCATAACCATGGAGGACAACCTGCCGGTGATAGACCAGTCCAAGTGCACCCAGTGCGGCAAGTGCGTGGAGAAGTGCCCCACCAAGTCCATCATCCGCCTGGAATCCAGCTACTAGCTAGATCGGACCTCGGCCGGGGCTCTTCGACGCCCCGGCCTTTCTCATGAGCCATCCCGCCATGGTGCC from Thermanaerovibrio acidaminovorans DSM 6589 includes:
- the rnfB gene encoding RnfABCDGE type electron transport complex subunit B produces the protein MGMEGTLFPAAVLGGLGLAFGLLLAVAAEKFRVQVDPRVEMVRDALPGANCGACGYPGCDGYAEAVVSGEAKPNMCAPGGASVATAVAAIMGLSAEDVVKRVAFVKCKGSPDVAKTRYIYDGVMDCREAVVLPGSGPKACVFGCLGLGTCVAVCPFDAIHIENSLARIDENRCVGCGLCVASCPKGVIELVVQDKRVRVACNSHHRGLDVKNVCQLGCIGCGLCSKVCPEGAITMEDNLPVIDQSKCTQCGKCVEKCPTKSIIRLESSY